The following are encoded together in the Malaya genurostris strain Urasoe2022 chromosome 3, Malgen_1.1, whole genome shotgun sequence genome:
- the LOC131434882 gene encoding cGMP-gated cation channel alpha-1, producing MSLARVTSGWEDNKSRSETVLYPEKVTSANGRFLYCRGGLARSGSRDDAKLHKSLEEISKDIKELEDFISVTEDILRREREFDEQLYQRERQRKAFEKTMQQIKNKCSPTKICFGRTDSSRVKSPTFKVNITQKRRIKSFSPKGYKSKLYFRNGKIGCLEAEGAVSNLRSTHELVKKIINDENNMLVKLEHQHYTTGVKEEKEESVGVGAALESLQMCVAESAHSLCDESYKAIHDESEDNMLQSKPAQILSNEKDLEDIGNTSPPPSANDFVTGRLRHLANRFSERTKRMRSKLEIPPTPSSSVSAPSIAPSTQRHNNELRAIQNSALTLQSATGANTCHHHYFCPIFCTGAKTNTVLDPQGKFYISWLFIVSLSFLYNAWVIPLRSSFPYQTPENTKYWIAVDICADVVYLIDILFVKHRIMYLFEGFWVKDTNLTRKNYMRKLQFKMDLLALMPLDLLYLKVGTEHVVLRAPRLLKIQSFWEFFKLIDRVISSPHMIRVVKTLTYMLYMIHLTACSYYAYSAYQGLGSNRWVFNNKGHAYVRCFAFATKTATSIGKNPKPEKEGELMFMTAAWLMGVFVFALLIGQIRDIIATATRSKSEYKQLVDETLEYMRQLNLPTDLQRRVKMWFTFTWEQQRSLDETHIMDALPANLKTDIAISVHIQTLSKVQLFADCEEALLRELVLKLRSVTFLPGDYVCRKGEVGKEMYIVKTGQVLVMGGPRNDLVLATLYEGSVFGEISLLAINGAEGNRRTADVRSKGFSNLFVLSKSDLNEAIVYYPNAQAILKKRAKSLMRKNAAREKAESQQSIDTNDADTDVVINNPNHNSSPKLLKTVIQVLPKESPTVQLLTQGFKNDQVKEEKVEKFQSEDTVSTRSSEVHITQVQIENEKNVDLPCDLVYSIKKELMDNNSYINLTDAEKYKLLNELSKDSYEQQKSPV from the exons ATGTCCTTGGCGAGGGTAACGAGCGGCTGGGAGGACAACAAGTCCCGTTCTGAAACAGTACTGTATCCGGAAAAAGTAACCTCTGCCAACGGACGTTTTTTGTACTGCCGTGGTGGACTAGCACGTAGCGGAAGTAGAGATGATGCAAAGTTACACAAGAGTTTGGAAGAGATCTCCAAGGACATCAAGGAATTGGAAGATTTCATATCGGTCACGGAAGACATCTTGAGGCGTGAGCGGGAATTCGACGAGCAGCTCTATCAAAGAGAACGTCAACGGAAagcttttgagaaaacgatgcaGCAGATCAAGAATAAGTGCAGTCCGACGAAGATTTGCTTTGGCCGAACGGATAGTTCCAGGGTCAAATCACCGACCTTTAAAGTAAACATAACACAAAAGAGACGCATCAAATCGTTCAGTCCGAAAGGGTATAAGTCGAAattatattttcgaaacggaaaaATCGGATGTCTGGAGGCTGAAGGCGCCGTTTCAAATTTAAGAAGTACGCACGAATTAGTGAAAAAGATAATAAACGATGAGAACAACATGTTAGTTAAATTGGAACATCAACACTACACGACGGGCgtgaaagaagaaaaagaagagtCGGTCGGGGTGGGAGCTGCGCTGGAAAGTTTGCAGATGTGTGTTGCGGAGTCAGCTCACTCGCTTTGCGATGAATCATATAAGGCAATACACGACGAATCCGAAGATAACATGCTCCAGTCGAAGCCAGCACAAATCCTTAGTAACGAAAAGGATTTGGAGGACATTGGAAACAC GAGTCCTCCACCAAGCGCAAACGATTTTGTAACCGGACGGCTAAGACATCTCGCAAATCGTTTTTCGGAACGTACCAAACGCATGAGGAGCAAGCTGGAGATTCCTCCGACCCCTTCGAGTAGCGTTAGTGCCCCTTCTATAGCGCCTTCCACACAAAGACACAATAATGAAT TGCGAGCCATTCAAAATTCCGCCCTCACCCTTCAGTCGGCGACTGGAGCAAACACGTGTCATCATCACTATTTCTGTCCCATTTTTTGCACCGGTGCAAAAACAAATACGGTTCTAGATCCACAAGGAAAATTTTACATTTCTTGGTTATTCATAGTATCACTTTCATTTTTGTACAACGCTTGGGTGATCCCGTTGCGATCCTCGTTTCCGTACCAAACCCCAGAGAACACTAAATACTGGATTGCCGTTGATATATGCGCCGATGTCGTTTATCTAATTGATATTCTATTCGTCAAACACAGAATAATGTATCTTTTCGAAGGATTTTGGGTCAAAGATACGAACTtgacacgaaaaaattacatgcGAAAGCTGCAGTTTAAG ATGGACCTGCTTGCTCTAATGCCGTTGGATTTACTTTACTTGAAGGTTGGTACCGAACACGTGGTGCTCCGTGCACCACGATTGTTAAAGATTCAAAGCTTTTGGGAATTCTTCAAGCTGATTGATCGGGTCATCTCTTCGCCGCATATG ATACGCGTCGTCAAGACACTCACCTATATGCTGTATATGATACATTTGACGGCTTGCTCGTACTATGCGTACAGTGCATATCAAG GACTCGGTTCCAACCGTTGGGTGTTCAACAATAAGGGCCACGCCTACGTTCGATGTTTTGCGTTCGCAACCAAAACTGCCACCTCGATTGGTAAGAATCCCAAACCGGAAAAGGAAGGCGAACTGATGTTCATGACGGCCGCCTGGTTGATGGGCGTGTTTGTGTTCGCGCTGCTGATTGGTCAGATCAGGGATATTATAGCAACCGCAACCCGATCAAAGTCGGAATATAAACAATTGGTGGATGAAACGTTGGAGTACATGAGGCAGCTGAATCTACCGACGGACTTGCAGCGACGAGTGAAGATGTGGTTCACTTTCACGTGGGAACAGCAGCGCAGTTTGGATGAAACACATATTATGGATGCTTTGCCAGCGAACCTGAAGACCGACATAGCAATCTCGGTACACATTCAGACCCTTTCCAAGGTTCAACTGTTTGCGGACTGTGAAGAAGCTTTGCTACGCGAACTAGTGCTCAAATTGCGATCGGTTACATTCCTTCCCGGAGACTATGTTTGTCGGAAGGGCGAAGTCGGGAAGGAAATGTACATTGTCAAAACCGGTCAGGTGTTGGTCATGGGTGGCCCTAGAAACGATCTCGTCCTAGCGACTTTGTATGAAGGTTCAGTATTTGGTGAGATTAGTTTGTTAGCAATCAATGGAGCCGAAGGAAATCGACGGACCGCAGATGTGCGATCTAAAGGTTTCTCCAATTTGTTTGTGTTATCAAAATCCGATCTCAACGAGGCGATTGTATACTATCCAAATGCACAAGCTATTCTGAAGAAACGCGCGAAGAGTTTGATGCGTAAAAACGCAGCTCGTGAAAAGGCTGAGTCCCAGCAAAGCATTGATACCAATGATGCCGATACGGATGTAGTGATTAATAATCCGAACCACAACTCATCACCAAAATTACTGAAAACGGTAATACAAGTGCTACCAAAGGAATCGCCAACCGTGCAGCTACTCACCCAAGGATTTAAAAATGACCAGGTGAAAGAGGAAAAGGTTGAAAAGTTTCAATCGGAGGATACTGTTTCCACGCGAAGTTCTGAGGTTCACATTACACAGGTGCAgattgaaaacgaaaaaaatgttgatttgcCATGTGATTTGGTGTATAGCATCAAAAAGGAACTTATGGATAACAACAGCTATATTAATTTGACCGATGCAGAGAAGTATAAGCTTCTTAACGAACTGTCGAAGGATAGTTATGAACAGCAGAAATCCCCAGTTTAA